A genomic stretch from Arachis stenosperma cultivar V10309 chromosome 3, arast.V10309.gnm1.PFL2, whole genome shotgun sequence includes:
- the LOC130968080 gene encoding cyclin-D3-1-like: MNFLILFTIYTYLDRFLLSFHFQREKPWMIQLASVTCISLAAKVEETQVPLLLDLQVEDAKYVFEAKIIQKMELLILSTLNWKMYPVILLSFLDHIIRRLGLKIHLYWQFLKRRENLLLSLLLDSRFVGCLPFVLATATMLNIEWSVRGDSLRNVDSAHVSISSTLKYDDSKKWVLCLSHIAGKD, encoded by the exons ATGAATTTCCTAATCCTTTTTACTATTTATACTTATCTGGATAGGTTCCTCTTGAGCTTCCATTTTCAAAGGGAGAAGCCATGGATGATCCAACTTGCCTCTGTCACCTGCATCTCTTTGGCTGCTAAAGTTGAAGAAACTCAAGTACCTCTTCTCTTGGACCTTCAA GTAGAAGATGCAAAATATGTGTTTGAGGCAAAGATTATTCAGAAAATGGAGCTTCTGATTCTGTCCACCTTGAATTGGAAGATGTACCCTGTGATCCTACTCTCATTTTTAGATCACATTATAAGGAGGTTGGGACTCAAAATACATCTTTACTGGCAGTTTCTCAAGCGTCGTGAGaatcttcttctctctttgctATTGG ATTCAAGATTCGTTGGTTGTCTTCCTTTTGTATTGGCCACTGCAACAATGCTGAAT ATTGAATGGAGTGTCAGGGGTGACTCGTTAAGGAATGTTGATTCTGCTCATGTTTCGATCTCCAGCACcttaaagtatgatgattcaaAGAAATGGGTG TTATGTTTATCTCACATAGCTGGAAAAGACTGA
- the LOC130970808 gene encoding LOB domain-containing protein 33-like: protein MKGFGSSCGACKYLRRRCTRDCVFSPYFSYDEASTHFAAVHKVFGASNVSRLLLHLPLHNRSDAAITITYQALARMHDPIYGCVAYIYVLQQQVASLQREIDDILGNNFMMKNSSCLGVENYCGNVHQSPMMNINNGIEYIVQEGTRSQCYKSQLANQFSSDEEIDREYERLLLMDTDHLLYGETDPISLEKFLSGIDQDVFLNHPWFKHNNNNIIGN, encoded by the exons ATGAAAGGGTTTGGGTCTTCATGTGGAGCATGCAAGTACCTAAGGAGAAGGTGCACAAGAGATTGTGTATTTTCCCCTTACTTCTCCTATGATGAGGCATCAACCCATTTTGCGGCAGTTCATAAGGTGTTTGGTGCTAGCAACGTCTCTAGACTGTTGCTACACCTTCCATTGCACAACAGAAGTGACGCTGCTATCACCATAACTTACCAAGCTCTCGCTCGCATGCACGATCCTATCTATGGTTGTGTTGCTTATATCTATGTATTGCAGCAACAG GTTGCAAGCTTGCAAAGGGAGATAGATGATATACTAGGGAATAATTTCATGATGAAGAATTCCTCATGTCTTGGTGTTGAGAATTATTGTGGCAATGTTCATCAATCACCGATGATGAACATCAACAACGGGATAGAGTATATTGTGCAAGAAGGAACAAGGAGTCAATGTTATAAAAGTCAACTAGCTAATCAATTTTCTAGTGATGAAGAAATTGACAGAGAGTATGAAAGATTATTATTGATGGACACAGATCATTTATTATATGGTGAGACAGACCCCATCTCCCTGGAGAAGTTTCTGTCTGGAATTGACCAGGATGTGTTCCTTAATCATCCATGGTTCaagcataataataataacattatTGGAAACTAG